A DNA window from Actinokineospora baliensis contains the following coding sequences:
- a CDS encoding maleylpyruvate isomerase family mycothiol-dependent enzyme yields the protein MTPHRSALHIDELAAALREQTAAFAAAAGADPETPVPTCPQWVLRTLVGHIGQAHRWSAAIARSGQPSPVPDPLTADPGSPDAWPGWLREGAEDLIDAVGDGTRPVWTFFGESPARFWLRRMLADTTIHRADAAITTGRPHDIPADLAAEIITEGLELLTSPAAPQVRESLAALRGTGETILLRATDGPSWLITRAPTGPTFTSEDTTATVTATATTQDLLWLFTRRLDLSDPRITTTGDVTPLDDWLARTAL from the coding sequence GTGACCCCGCACAGGAGCGCCCTGCACATCGACGAGCTCGCCGCCGCACTGCGCGAGCAGACCGCCGCCTTCGCCGCCGCGGCCGGAGCCGACCCCGAGACCCCGGTGCCGACCTGCCCGCAGTGGGTGCTGCGGACCCTGGTCGGGCACATCGGCCAAGCCCACCGCTGGTCCGCGGCGATAGCCCGGTCCGGCCAGCCCAGCCCCGTGCCCGACCCGCTCACCGCCGACCCGGGCTCCCCCGACGCGTGGCCGGGGTGGTTGCGCGAAGGCGCGGAGGACCTGATCGACGCGGTCGGCGACGGAACCCGACCCGTCTGGACGTTCTTCGGCGAGAGCCCCGCGCGCTTCTGGCTGCGCCGGATGCTCGCCGACACCACCATCCACCGCGCCGACGCCGCCATCACCACCGGCCGCCCACACGACATCCCCGCGGACCTGGCCGCGGAGATCATCACCGAGGGCCTGGAACTGCTCACCTCACCCGCGGCCCCCCAGGTCCGGGAGTCCTTGGCCGCCCTGCGCGGCACCGGCGAGACAATCCTGCTGCGCGCCACCGACGGCCCCAGCTGGTTGATCACCCGAGCCCCCACCGGCCCCACGTTCACCAGCGAAGACACCACAGCGACGGTCACCGCGACCGCCACCACCCAGGACCTGCTGTGGCTGTTCACCCGCAGACTGGACCTCTCGGACCCCCGCATCACCACCACCGGCGATGTCACTCCGCTCGACGACTGGCTGGCCCGCACAGCGCTGTGA
- a CDS encoding TetR/AcrR family transcriptional regulator: MARPKAYDPERVLESAMQAFWSKGYLATSASDLVDSTGLGRGSLYNAYTGKKDLFHHTLRCYNDVWAARQEEFLAGGAAVRDRIRGLLMTVVDEECAEDGPRGCFAVNTALELADQDPEVRALVAAVFDRMAAALTNAVREGRASGELAGDDEPEAVALYVLNSMYGLRVLGKTMPRESLVGVVEMTLRAL; the protein is encoded by the coding sequence ATGGCACGACCCAAGGCGTACGACCCGGAGCGGGTGCTCGAGAGCGCCATGCAGGCGTTCTGGTCCAAGGGGTACCTCGCGACCTCGGCCTCGGACCTGGTGGACTCCACCGGTCTGGGGCGCGGCAGCCTGTACAACGCGTACACGGGCAAGAAGGACCTGTTCCACCACACCCTCCGCTGCTACAACGACGTGTGGGCGGCCCGGCAGGAGGAGTTCCTGGCGGGCGGTGCGGCGGTGCGCGACCGGATCCGCGGTCTGTTGATGACCGTGGTCGACGAGGAGTGCGCCGAGGACGGTCCGCGCGGTTGCTTCGCGGTGAACACCGCACTGGAGTTGGCCGACCAGGACCCGGAGGTCCGCGCGCTGGTCGCCGCCGTGTTCGACCGGATGGCCGCGGCGCTGACCAACGCCGTGCGCGAAGGCAGGGCGAGCGGGGAACTGGCCGGGGACGACGAGCCGGAAGCGGTGGCGCTGTACGTGCTCAACTCGATGTACGGCCTGCGGGTCCTGGGCAAGACGATGCCCAGGGAGTCTCTGGTCGGCGTGGTCGAGATGACCCTGCGCGCGCTGTAG
- a CDS encoding amino acid adenylation domain-containing protein: MSTKGIATSSASMNSRAQQLPAAPLLPELLLGQAAARPHAIAVVDGDRSLTFADLVDRAGAVAARLRAEGAGPDTIVGLYLEPSAELVVATWGVLLAGAAYLPLATDYPQDRVSYMIEDSGLAMVVTATAPRADLTELLRADLPVITVDSIGGSPLGQGFGYGNVTRSRDAAYVIYTSGTTGRPKGVVVEHGAIANQMAWLRDAVGLDETQSIVRKTPISFDAAQWEVLALAVGTRVVVAPPGAHRDPSGLIETIIANDVTLLQCVPTLLQALVDDDLFARCTTLTAVFSGGEALSRRLATRFAEVLPDSDLVNLYGPTETTINASAHIIPAGGSAGAENTVSIGEPVRATDFHVLDERGVAVEVGEPGELYIGGAQLARGYLNRDEETARRFVTVPVGPNGIPTRLYRTGDLVSRDSDGGYHFVGRVDNQVKLRGHRIELDEVRVAIENHDWVRNAAVLVRDDERTGARNLVACVELNPREAALMDQGNHGSHHQSKQGRVQVRAQLGNLGVRSDGGPSLALPGKAETARQRQRAFARKTYRFFEGTGLSIADILLLLGHDGAADAESVPLEQFDLASLGSLLRNFGQFHSQDRILPKYAYASPGALYATQLHLEIVGLPAAPDGWYYYHPINHELVRVGAASGTAGLRIHLLGRKSAIESVYRNNVLEVLRFEAGHMLGLFDEVLPEYGLGVGAGSLDPAAAEVLGADDDHVYLGGYDIVPSARRVPSGPVDTYVQVHPGRVADIDAGQYRYADGELRRISDTLVLRKHVIAINQGVYERADLGVSLISRSADRDAGYVDLGRRLQVLQMNPFGIGFMSSGYSSETGNDLPSARRMGSILREAGFPGGPSYFALGGRVSAEQIAGEGMKEDAVHTQGPAEMIKKDIAGFLPQYMIPARVVIVDEMPYTANGKVDVRALEHSEALAAAERTREVIAPRTGTERKIAAAWAKVMKTDDISVRDDFFVVGGNSLLAVLLIQEVNRAVNTTLPVQLIFDEPTVEGLARRVDERTHEAVSRLITLQPKGSGRPVVCWPGLGGYPMNLKPLALAMGQDRPFLGVQAAGINDGETPHQTVAEMARHDVDLIRQVQPRGPYTLWGYSFGARVAFEAAHQLEQAGEVVDQLVLIAPGSPIRRAAVDPGAGGLYGDPAFVTLLYSVFAGRITGPDVDECVAATTDEASFVAFVAARQPRLDVATIRRVVAIVRASYSFRYTFEEMLHRRVTAPITILKVRGDDYSFVEEAVGALVRPPAVLDLDVDHYSVLRAPDVTRLAATIRDTVQRGRGGLVHMPHVNIKHFPVQLSTRQQGELVTAISKAITEAMGVSDDAVSIALEPITPQDWHASVYEPEIERRGHLLAKTPNY, translated from the coding sequence ATGAGTACCAAAGGGATAGCCACCTCATCCGCGTCGATGAACAGCCGAGCTCAACAGTTACCCGCCGCACCGCTGCTCCCGGAGCTCCTGCTGGGCCAGGCCGCCGCACGACCCCACGCGATCGCCGTGGTGGACGGCGACCGCAGCCTGACCTTCGCGGACCTGGTCGACCGGGCGGGCGCGGTCGCCGCTCGGCTGCGCGCCGAGGGTGCCGGGCCGGACACCATCGTCGGCCTCTACCTGGAGCCGTCCGCCGAACTCGTCGTAGCCACCTGGGGTGTTCTGCTGGCCGGGGCGGCGTACCTGCCGCTGGCCACCGACTACCCGCAGGACCGCGTCTCGTACATGATCGAGGACTCCGGGCTCGCCATGGTCGTCACCGCGACCGCGCCGCGCGCCGACCTCACCGAGTTGCTGCGCGCCGACCTGCCTGTGATCACAGTGGACTCCATTGGTGGGAGCCCACTGGGACAAGGGTTCGGGTACGGCAACGTGACCCGCTCGCGCGACGCGGCATACGTGATCTACACGTCCGGCACCACCGGACGGCCGAAGGGCGTGGTCGTCGAGCACGGCGCGATCGCCAACCAAATGGCGTGGCTGCGCGACGCGGTCGGCTTGGACGAGACCCAGTCGATCGTGCGCAAGACGCCGATCAGCTTCGACGCCGCGCAGTGGGAGGTCCTCGCCCTCGCGGTGGGGACCAGGGTTGTGGTGGCCCCGCCCGGGGCGCACCGCGACCCGTCCGGACTCATCGAGACGATCATCGCCAACGACGTGACGTTGCTGCAGTGCGTTCCCACTCTGCTGCAGGCGCTCGTCGACGACGACCTGTTCGCCCGCTGCACCACCCTGACAGCCGTGTTCAGCGGCGGCGAGGCCTTGTCGCGCAGGTTGGCGACGCGGTTCGCCGAGGTCCTGCCCGACAGCGACCTGGTGAACCTCTACGGGCCCACCGAGACCACCATCAACGCCTCCGCGCACATCATCCCCGCGGGTGGGTCCGCGGGTGCGGAGAACACCGTGTCCATCGGCGAACCTGTTCGCGCCACCGACTTCCACGTGCTCGACGAGCGCGGGGTCGCGGTCGAGGTGGGCGAGCCCGGTGAGCTCTACATCGGCGGCGCGCAGCTCGCGAGGGGCTACCTCAACCGCGACGAGGAGACGGCTCGCCGGTTCGTCACCGTCCCGGTCGGGCCGAACGGGATCCCCACGCGGCTCTACCGCACCGGTGACCTGGTCAGTCGCGACTCCGACGGCGGGTACCACTTCGTCGGCCGGGTGGACAACCAGGTCAAGCTGCGCGGGCACCGGATCGAGCTCGACGAGGTCCGGGTCGCCATCGAGAACCACGACTGGGTGCGCAACGCCGCCGTGCTGGTCCGCGACGACGAGCGCACCGGGGCCAGGAACCTGGTGGCCTGCGTCGAGCTGAACCCGCGCGAGGCGGCGCTGATGGACCAGGGCAACCACGGTTCGCACCACCAGTCCAAGCAGGGCAGGGTGCAGGTCCGCGCCCAGCTGGGCAACCTGGGTGTGCGCTCCGACGGCGGTCCTTCGCTGGCGCTGCCCGGAAAGGCCGAGACCGCTCGGCAGCGGCAGCGGGCGTTCGCGCGCAAGACCTACCGGTTCTTCGAGGGGACTGGACTGTCCATTGCGGACATCTTGCTACTGCTGGGCCACGACGGGGCCGCCGACGCCGAGTCGGTACCCCTGGAGCAGTTCGACCTGGCCAGCCTCGGTTCCCTGCTGCGCAACTTCGGCCAGTTCCACAGCCAGGACCGGATCCTGCCCAAGTACGCCTACGCCTCACCGGGCGCGCTCTACGCGACCCAGTTGCACCTGGAGATCGTTGGCCTCCCGGCGGCGCCGGACGGGTGGTACTACTACCACCCGATCAACCACGAGCTCGTCCGCGTCGGTGCGGCCAGCGGCACGGCTGGGTTGCGGATCCACCTGTTGGGCCGCAAGTCGGCCATCGAGTCGGTGTACCGCAACAACGTCCTCGAGGTCCTGCGGTTCGAGGCCGGTCACATGCTGGGCCTGTTCGACGAGGTGCTGCCCGAGTACGGCCTCGGCGTCGGTGCCGGATCGCTCGACCCGGCGGCGGCCGAGGTCCTCGGTGCCGACGACGACCACGTGTACCTGGGCGGGTACGACATCGTTCCGTCGGCGCGGCGTGTCCCGAGTGGACCGGTCGACACCTACGTGCAGGTCCACCCGGGCCGGGTGGCGGACATCGACGCGGGTCAGTACCGCTACGCCGACGGCGAACTGCGGCGGATCTCCGACACGCTGGTGCTGCGCAAGCACGTGATCGCCATCAACCAGGGGGTCTACGAGCGCGCCGACCTCGGCGTCTCGCTGATCAGCCGCTCCGCTGACCGCGACGCCGGGTACGTCGACCTCGGTAGACGGCTGCAGGTGCTGCAGATGAACCCCTTCGGCATCGGGTTCATGTCCTCGGGGTACAGCTCCGAGACCGGCAACGACCTGCCCTCGGCCCGCAGGATGGGTTCGATCCTGCGCGAGGCCGGGTTCCCGGGTGGACCGTCCTACTTCGCGCTCGGCGGCCGGGTCAGCGCCGAGCAGATCGCGGGCGAGGGCATGAAGGAGGACGCCGTCCACACCCAGGGGCCCGCCGAGATGATCAAGAAGGACATCGCGGGATTCCTGCCCCAGTACATGATCCCGGCGCGGGTCGTGATCGTCGACGAGATGCCCTACACCGCCAACGGCAAGGTCGACGTCCGCGCGCTGGAGCACTCCGAGGCGTTGGCGGCGGCCGAGCGGACCCGTGAGGTCATCGCACCGCGCACTGGGACCGAGCGCAAGATCGCGGCTGCGTGGGCGAAGGTCATGAAGACCGACGACATCTCGGTGCGCGACGACTTCTTCGTGGTGGGCGGGAACTCGCTGCTGGCCGTGCTGCTCATCCAGGAGGTCAACCGGGCGGTCAACACGACCCTGCCGGTGCAGCTGATCTTCGACGAGCCCACGGTCGAGGGCCTGGCCAGGCGGGTGGACGAGCGGACGCACGAGGCCGTCTCGCGGCTGATCACCCTGCAGCCCAAGGGATCCGGCAGGCCCGTTGTCTGCTGGCCCGGCCTGGGCGGCTACCCGATGAACCTCAAGCCGCTCGCTCTGGCCATGGGGCAGGACCGGCCGTTCCTCGGCGTGCAGGCCGCGGGCATCAACGACGGCGAGACCCCGCACCAGACCGTCGCCGAGATGGCCCGCCACGACGTGGACCTGATCCGCCAGGTCCAGCCGCGCGGCCCGTACACGCTGTGGGGCTACTCCTTCGGTGCCCGCGTCGCGTTCGAGGCGGCGCACCAGCTGGAGCAGGCGGGCGAGGTCGTCGACCAGCTGGTGCTGATCGCGCCGGGATCGCCGATCCGCCGGGCCGCGGTCGACCCGGGTGCCGGTGGGCTCTACGGGGACCCCGCGTTCGTGACACTGCTGTACTCGGTGTTCGCGGGCCGGATCACCGGTCCGGACGTCGACGAGTGCGTCGCGGCGACCACCGACGAGGCGAGCTTCGTCGCGTTCGTCGCCGCCCGCCAGCCGAGGCTGGACGTGGCGACCATCCGCCGGGTGGTCGCGATCGTCCGCGCCTCCTACAGCTTCCGCTACACCTTCGAGGAGATGCTGCACCGCCGGGTCACCGCCCCGATCACCATCCTCAAGGTGCGCGGCGACGACTACTCCTTCGTCGAGGAGGCGGTCGGCGCGCTGGTGCGCCCACCGGCGGTGCTCGACCTCGACGTCGACCACTACAGCGTGCTGCGCGCCCCGGACGTCACCCGGCTGGCCGCCACCATCCGCGACACCGTCCAGCGAGGCCGAGGAGGCCTGGTCCACATGCCGCACGTCAACATCAAGCACTTCCCGGTCCAGCTGAGCACCCGGCAACAGGGCGAGCTGGTCACCGCGATCAGCAAGGCGATCACCGAGGCGATGGGCGTCAGCGACGACGCGGTGTCCATCGCGCTGGAGCCGATCACGCCGCAGGACTGGCACGCCTCGGTGTACGAGCCCGAGATCGAGCGGCGCGGGCACCTGCTGGCGAAAACGCCCAACTACTGA
- a CDS encoding MFS transporter, with the protein MVDTAEEQRGRVRVSLPVFGLLAFTLSGFIAIMTETIPAGLLPQISAGLGVSEGLAGQLLTLYAIGSVVAAVPVIAATRGWNRRPLLLLAIAALLVFNAITALSGDYVVTLAARFVAGMAAGVVWGLLAGYARRMVAPEVQGKAVAIVGVGQPIALSLGVPLGAWLGTLAEWRGVFWIMSAIALVLLLWIVAAVPDFPGQGKSERMPIGAVLRTPGIRSILWVILLWILAHNILYTYIAPFVAEHGLGDQVPLMLLLFGAAAVVGIWFAGALVDGHLRQVTLLSLLGFAVAAAALAVGTQATPLIYAGVLLWGLTFGGAPTLLQTAIADSAGDSADVAQSMLVTVFNLAVAGGGAIGGVLLEWFGPDSFPWSQLVLAVAALAVVWSAKAHGFRSGRRVA; encoded by the coding sequence ATGGTCGACACGGCCGAGGAGCAGCGGGGACGGGTGCGGGTGAGCCTGCCCGTGTTCGGTCTGCTCGCGTTCACGCTGTCCGGGTTCATCGCGATCATGACCGAGACGATCCCGGCCGGGCTGCTGCCGCAGATCAGCGCCGGACTCGGTGTCTCGGAGGGGCTGGCGGGCCAGCTGCTCACCCTGTACGCGATCGGGTCGGTCGTGGCCGCCGTCCCGGTCATCGCCGCGACCAGGGGCTGGAACCGGCGGCCGCTGCTGCTGCTGGCGATCGCCGCGCTGCTGGTGTTCAACGCGATCACCGCGCTCTCGGGTGACTACGTGGTGACCCTGGCCGCGCGGTTCGTCGCGGGCATGGCCGCCGGTGTGGTGTGGGGCCTGCTCGCGGGGTACGCGCGCCGGATGGTGGCACCCGAGGTGCAGGGCAAGGCGGTGGCCATCGTGGGCGTCGGCCAGCCCATCGCGCTCTCGCTCGGGGTCCCGCTCGGCGCGTGGCTGGGCACCCTCGCCGAGTGGCGCGGGGTGTTCTGGATCATGTCGGCGATCGCCCTGGTGCTGCTGCTGTGGATCGTGGCCGCGGTGCCGGACTTCCCCGGCCAGGGCAAGAGCGAGCGGATGCCGATCGGCGCGGTCCTGCGCACGCCCGGCATCCGGTCGATCCTGTGGGTCATCCTGCTGTGGATCCTCGCCCACAACATCCTCTACACCTACATCGCGCCGTTCGTCGCCGAGCACGGCCTCGGCGACCAGGTGCCGCTGATGCTGCTGCTGTTCGGCGCGGCCGCGGTCGTCGGCATCTGGTTCGCCGGTGCCCTCGTCGACGGGCACCTGCGGCAGGTGACGCTGCTGTCGCTGCTGGGCTTCGCCGTAGCCGCGGCGGCCCTGGCGGTCGGCACCCAGGCGACCCCCCTGATCTACGCGGGCGTCCTCCTGTGGGGCCTCACCTTCGGCGGCGCCCCGACCCTGCTGCAAACCGCCATCGCCGACTCCGCGGGAGACTCGGCCGACGTGGCCCAGTCGATGCTGGTGACGGTGTTCAACCTGGCGGTCGCAGGCGGCGGCGCGATCGGCGGCGTCCTCCTGGAGTGGTTCGGCCCGGACTCGTTCCCGTGGTCGCAACTGGTCCTCGCGGTAGCCGCCCTGGCGGTCGTGTGGTCGGCGAAGGCGCACGGTTTCCGCTCAGGACGCCGGGTCGCCTGA
- a CDS encoding NAD(P)-dependent oxidoreductase: MSSTRPTVAVLGTGTIGAPVARNLAKTGFEVRVWNRTREKADELVPDGVVVAASPNAAVKGADIVLTVLKDGQAVRETMAVAAPELGADAVWAQLSTVGEDIDDLAAWAAERGISFVDAPVQGTRQPAEQGQLVVLAAGPEPARAALAPVFDTIGRKTVWVAAEAGAASRLKLVLNTWVIALTSGVAEAMALAEGIGVDPAHFVDVVSGGPMDNGYFQGKSAAIRSGDFTPAFTVDNAEKDARLVLAAAERAGVRLDAVRAGADRFARASALGHGGQDMAATYFASFE; the protein is encoded by the coding sequence ATGAGTTCGACTCGGCCGACCGTCGCGGTGCTCGGGACGGGAACCATCGGTGCGCCGGTGGCGCGGAACCTGGCCAAGACGGGATTCGAGGTCCGGGTGTGGAACCGCACCCGGGAAAAAGCCGACGAGTTGGTGCCTGACGGCGTCGTCGTGGCCGCGAGTCCCAATGCCGCCGTTAAAGGTGCCGACATTGTGCTGACCGTTCTCAAAGACGGGCAGGCGGTGCGGGAAACCATGGCCGTGGCGGCGCCGGAATTGGGTGCCGACGCGGTGTGGGCGCAGTTGTCGACCGTCGGGGAGGACATCGACGACCTGGCGGCCTGGGCGGCCGAGCGCGGGATCTCCTTCGTCGACGCGCCGGTGCAAGGCACCCGCCAACCGGCCGAGCAGGGCCAGTTGGTGGTCTTGGCCGCGGGGCCGGAACCGGCGCGCGCGGCGCTGGCCCCGGTGTTCGACACCATCGGCCGCAAGACCGTGTGGGTCGCCGCGGAGGCCGGGGCGGCCAGCAGGCTCAAGTTGGTGCTCAACACCTGGGTGATCGCGCTGACCAGCGGCGTCGCCGAGGCGATGGCGCTGGCTGAGGGCATCGGGGTCGACCCGGCGCACTTCGTCGACGTGGTCAGCGGTGGCCCGATGGACAACGGCTACTTCCAGGGCAAGTCCGCCGCCATCCGGTCCGGCGACTTCACCCCGGCGTTCACCGTGGACAACGCGGAGAAGGACGCCAGGCTGGTGCTCGCCGCGGCCGAGCGGGCCGGGGTCCGGCTGGACGCGGTGCGCGCGGGCGCGGACCGGTTCGCGCGGGCGTCCGCGCTCGGGCACGGCGGTCAGGACATGGCCGCCACCTATTTCGCCAGCTTCGAATAG
- a CDS encoding maleate cis-trans isomerase family protein encodes MPDSLGYRYKIAVVVPSTNTSAQPEVDRLRPPGVTNHIARMVINDDSMVERPGFDHVMHSIRSSTEPAIRGVLTCDPDHVVVAVSPESYWEGAVHHGRVLASMREISGGRPVTTSPDAIRAALASHGDLTRVAVITPYLPVGDDSVSRFFTDAGYDLVRVLGLGCASPAKIAHVSEDRLRAAVREVDGPDVQAIVQVGTNVAMARVAAQAEAWLGKPVISNNVVLYWHALRSGGIQDAVHGHGELLANHLTLPSSRVPALNAL; translated from the coding sequence GTGCCCGACTCCCTGGGATACCGCTACAAGATCGCGGTGGTCGTGCCGTCCACCAACACCTCGGCCCAGCCCGAGGTGGACCGGCTCCGGCCGCCCGGTGTCACCAACCACATCGCCCGCATGGTCATCAACGACGACTCCATGGTGGAGCGACCGGGCTTCGACCACGTCATGCACAGCATCCGCTCGTCGACGGAACCGGCCATCCGCGGCGTGCTGACCTGCGACCCCGACCACGTCGTGGTGGCCGTGTCCCCGGAGAGCTACTGGGAGGGCGCCGTGCACCACGGCCGCGTGCTGGCGTCGATGCGCGAGATCAGCGGCGGGCGCCCGGTCACCACGAGCCCGGACGCCATCCGCGCCGCCCTGGCCAGCCACGGCGACCTCACCAGGGTCGCGGTGATCACGCCGTACCTGCCCGTCGGCGACGACTCCGTGTCGCGGTTCTTCACCGACGCCGGGTACGACCTGGTGCGGGTGCTGGGGTTGGGCTGCGCGAGCCCGGCGAAGATCGCGCACGTGTCCGAGGACCGGCTGCGCGCCGCGGTCCGCGAGGTCGACGGGCCGGACGTGCAGGCGATCGTCCAGGTCGGCACGAACGTGGCGATGGCGCGGGTGGCCGCGCAAGCCGAGGCGTGGCTCGGCAAGCCGGTCATCTCCAACAACGTCGTCCTGTACTGGCACGCGCTGCGCTCCGGGGGGATCCAGGACGCGGTGCACGGCCACGGCGAGCTGCTCGCCAACCACCTGACCCTGCCCAGCAGCAGGGTTCCAGCGCTGAACGCGCTCTGA
- a CDS encoding response regulator: MRVVIAEDDALLREGLVLLLSTAGVDVRAAVDNATDFLAAVTADRPDAVVVDVRLPPTFTDDGLRAAVEARRVHPGLPVLVLSAFVENSYAAELLADGGGGVGYLLKERVGRVEQFLDALHRVAGGGTAMDPEVIAQLLVRHRADDPLETLTGREREVLALMAEGHNNSTIASMLVISDGAVHKHIRNIFSKLNLPSDEAGHRRVLAVLAYLNAS; this comes from the coding sequence GTGCGGGTCGTGATCGCCGAGGACGACGCGCTGCTGCGCGAGGGCCTGGTCCTGCTGCTGAGCACGGCCGGTGTCGACGTGCGGGCGGCCGTGGACAACGCGACCGACTTCCTCGCCGCGGTCACCGCCGACCGGCCCGACGCGGTCGTCGTGGACGTGCGGTTGCCGCCGACGTTCACCGACGACGGCCTGCGCGCCGCGGTCGAGGCCCGCCGGGTGCACCCCGGCCTGCCGGTGCTGGTCCTGTCGGCGTTCGTGGAGAACAGCTACGCGGCCGAACTGCTCGCCGACGGCGGTGGCGGGGTGGGGTACCTGCTCAAGGAGCGCGTCGGCCGGGTCGAGCAGTTCCTCGACGCACTGCACCGGGTCGCGGGCGGCGGCACGGCGATGGACCCCGAGGTGATCGCGCAGTTGCTGGTCCGGCACCGGGCCGACGACCCGCTGGAGACCCTGACCGGCCGCGAGCGCGAGGTGCTCGCGCTGATGGCGGAGGGGCACAACAACTCCACGATCGCCTCGATGCTGGTCATCAGCGACGGCGCGGTGCACAAGCACATCCGCAACATCTTCAGCAAGCTCAACCTGCCCAGCGACGAGGCGGGCCACCGCCGCGTCCTGGCCGTCCTGGCGTACCTCAACGCCTCGTGA
- a CDS encoding FAD-dependent monooxygenase → MRGVVVVGGGPVGMLMAAELAIRGVATTVVESRSATHDEPRAGTLHARTVQSLTRRGYLSAPDAATARSRRTVTVPFHFAGRPILTLESPAAEGPPMVGRSQADLERFFEARARAAGAVVRRGETVVDVRSGPDRVEVELDGGEVLVGAYAVGCDGARSTVRERLGFTSTTTPPTFAGILGLVRLDNPAVVPSGWAHGPVGSTLANVSPLGLSRIVAHEFGDLPDRGSPVTLDELRGVTSRVLQRDVRMSRPAYLGRFSDFTRLADTYRIGRVLLAGDAAHVHAPLGGQGLNTGLQDAINLGWKLAMVVAGRAPERLLDTYDSERRPVAAAVIANTRVQGALMRPDAEPVRGFVAGLMSLPDNNSGISDLISGQGVRYTDGPGLTGAFLPNAPIGESSVVELLVPGEPVLLLSGDVLEAAPWADRVRMVTVDGSPFADPAILLRPDGYVAWSGATGVSAALTSWFGEPGAALGHTGRTGRAELCGGRACGS, encoded by the coding sequence GTGCGCGGTGTGGTTGTCGTCGGCGGTGGTCCTGTGGGCATGCTGATGGCCGCTGAGCTGGCGATCCGCGGTGTGGCGACGACCGTCGTGGAGTCGCGGTCGGCCACGCACGACGAGCCGCGCGCGGGCACGCTGCACGCGCGCACGGTGCAGTCCTTGACCAGGCGTGGCTACCTGAGCGCGCCGGACGCGGCAACGGCACGGTCCCGGCGCACCGTCACCGTGCCGTTCCACTTCGCCGGCCGGCCGATCCTCACGTTGGAGTCGCCCGCCGCGGAGGGGCCGCCGATGGTCGGGCGGTCGCAAGCGGACTTGGAGCGGTTCTTCGAGGCACGGGCGCGGGCAGCGGGCGCTGTTGTCCGACGCGGGGAGACCGTGGTGGACGTGCGCTCCGGTCCTGACCGGGTCGAGGTGGAACTCGACGGCGGCGAGGTGCTCGTCGGCGCCTATGCCGTGGGGTGCGACGGGGCGCGCAGCACGGTTCGTGAGCGGCTCGGGTTCACCTCGACCACCACCCCGCCCACGTTCGCCGGGATCCTCGGTCTGGTCCGCCTGGACAACCCCGCGGTCGTGCCGAGTGGGTGGGCACACGGCCCTGTGGGGTCGACGCTGGCCAACGTGAGCCCACTGGGGTTGAGCCGGATCGTCGCGCACGAGTTCGGCGACCTGCCGGATCGCGGCAGCCCGGTCACGCTGGACGAGCTGCGGGGCGTCACGTCCCGCGTCCTGCAACGGGACGTACGGATGTCGCGACCCGCGTACCTCGGCCGGTTCAGCGACTTCACCCGGCTCGCCGACACCTATCGCATCGGCCGGGTGCTGCTGGCCGGTGACGCGGCCCACGTGCACGCGCCGCTGGGCGGCCAGGGGCTCAACACGGGCCTGCAGGACGCGATCAACCTGGGGTGGAAGCTGGCAATGGTGGTCGCGGGACGCGCCCCGGAGCGGCTGCTCGACACCTACGACAGCGAGCGGCGGCCGGTCGCGGCGGCGGTGATCGCCAACACCCGGGTGCAGGGGGCACTGATGCGGCCGGACGCGGAGCCGGTGCGTGGGTTCGTCGCCGGGCTGATGTCGTTGCCGGACAACAACTCCGGGATCAGTGACTTGATCAGCGGCCAGGGCGTGCGCTACACCGACGGGCCGGGGCTGACCGGGGCGTTCCTGCCCAACGCGCCGATCGGCGAGTCCTCGGTGGTCGAACTGCTCGTGCCGGGTGAGCCGGTGCTCCTGCTCTCCGGCGACGTCCTGGAGGCGGCGCCGTGGGCGGACCGGGTGCGGATGGTCACAGTGGACGGTTCCCCGTTCGCCGACCCGGCGATCCTGCTGCGGCCGGACGGGTACGTCGCCTGGTCAGGGGCCACGGGGGTCTCGGCCGCGTTGACCTCGTGGTTCGGCGAGCCCGGCGCGGCGTTGGGGCATACTGGCCGCACTGGTCGGGCGGAACTCTGTGGGGGTCGGGCGTGCGGGTCGTGA